A region of Panicum virgatum strain AP13 chromosome 8N, P.virgatum_v5, whole genome shotgun sequence DNA encodes the following proteins:
- the LOC120685505 gene encoding pentatricopeptide repeat-containing protein At1g52620-like, producing MSTRLLPRITPLPRRRPSPDPTITPALAASLARVLAARATDPTWPRSLAALLRPPLSDARLAAAVSSLADPDLALALLSWSRAHHRRHHDAPTPLAHSALLRLLARARRFDAADAALRSMPPAAPPTRASLGALAAAYADAGMDGKAAETCARARELHGALPEPRHCNRLLRLLVERRRWEDARRLYDEMLASDGGADNYSTCVMVRGLCLEGSVEEGRKLIEARWGAECIPHVVFYNVLIDGYCRRGDIGRALLLLGDMETKGFLPTVVTYGAIINWLGRKGDLDKIGCLLQEMRVKGLCPNVQVYNTLADALCKWQSASQAMAVLKLMFASGCDPDVVTFNTLISAFCRAGDVRQAVQLLREAIRRELEPNQLSYTPLIHGFCISGQVMVASDLLVEMMGRGHTPDVITFGALIHGLVVAGQVNEALMVREKMAERQVMPDANIYNVLISGLCKKRMLPAAKNLLADMLEQNVQPDKYVYTTLIDGFIRSENLNDARKIFEFMEEKGVCPDVVVYNAMIKGYCKFGMMSEAILCMSSMRKVGCIPDEFTYTTLIDGYAKQGNISGALRFLCDMMKRRCSPNAVTYSALISGYCKIGDMDSAEDLFENMQSAGLFPSVIHYTIIIGSLFKKDEVIKAAAYFENMLLNHCSPSEVTLHYLVNGLTNSMHCIINLTSHRSTVKVHNKSALLDVFKEMVSDGLDPRISALNAIIFSLCRHNMLEKALNLKDEMANKGYTLDPVTFLSLLYGFCSIGKPSNWRGILSNEFQQDEFEIMFRYKSLFDQHVVKSVSLEVYRVLQLYAKDFQFIQQLDQRFVCS from the coding sequence ATGTCAACGAGGCTCCTGCCCCGCATCAccccgctcccgcgccgccgccccagcccgGACCCAACCATCACCCCGGCCCTCGCGGCCTCGCTCGCGCGcgtcctcgccgcccgcgccaccgaCCCGACCTGGccccgctccctcgccgcgctcctccgGCCCCCGCTCTCCgacgcccgcctcgccgccgccgtctcctccctcgccgacCCCGACCTCGCCCTCGCGCTCCTCTCCTGGTCCCGggcccaccaccgccgccaccatgacGCGCCGACCCCGCTCGCCCACTCCGCGCTGCTCCGCCtcctcgcccgcgcccgccgcttCGACGCCGCGGACGCCGCGCTCCGCTCCAtgccccccgccgcgccgcccacgcGCGCCAGCCTCGGCGCGCTTGCCGCGGCGTACGCGGACGCCGGGATGGACGGGAAGGCCGCCGAGACGTGCGCGCGCGCCAGGGAGCTGCACGGCGCGCTCCCGGAGCCGAGGCACTGCAACCGCCTGCTCAGGCTTCTCGTGGAGCGCCGGCGCTGGGAGGACGCCCGGAGGCTGTATGACGAAATGCTTGCCAGTGACGGTGGCGCGGATAACTACAGCACCTGCGTGATGGTCCGGGGGCTGTGCTTGGAAGGGAGTGTGGAGGAGGGGAGGAAGCTGATTGAGGCGAGGTGGGGCGCGGAGTGCATTCCCCACGTCGTGTTCTACAATGTGTTGATTGACGGGTACTGCCGGCGGGGGGACATTGGGAGGGCATTGCTGCTGTTGGGCGATATGGAGACGAAGGGATTCCTGCCAACCGTCGTGACCTATGGTGCTATTATCAACTGGCTTGGGAGAAAAGGTGATTTGGACAAGATTGGGTGCTTACTGCAGGAAATGAGGGTGAAAGGGTTGTGCCCCAATGTTCAGGTTTACAACACTCTGGCTGATGCACTGTGCAAATGGCAGTCAGCATCACAGGCAATGGCTGTTCTGAAGCTAATGTTTGCAAGTGGGTGTGACCCAGATGTGGTCACATTCAATACTTTGATATCAGCGTTTTGCCGGGCAGGCGATGTTCGACAGGCCGTGCAGCTTTTGAGGGAGGCCATCAGGAGGGAGTTGGAACCGAATCAGTTAAGCTATACTCCTTTGATCCACGGCTTCTGCATCAGTGGACAAGTGATGGTTGCATCAGATTTGCTTGTGGAAATGATGGGAAGAGGTCATACTCCGGATGTTATTACATTTGGGGCATTAATTCATGGGCTTGTTGTTGCTGGGCAGGTGAATGAGGCCTTGATGGTCCGCGAGAAGATGGCAGAGAGACAGGTGATGCCTGATGCTAACATATATAATGTACTGATTAGTGGTCTATGCAAGAAACGGATGCTTCCTGCAGCTAAGAACCTTCTTGCAGATATGCTTGAGCAAAATGTCCAACCTGATAAATATGTGTATACCACTTTGATTGATGGTTTCATTAGGAGTGAGAATCTCAATGACGCGAGGAAAATATTTGAATTCATGGAGGAAAAAGGTGTCTGCCCTGATGTAGTTGTCTACAATGCTATGATAAAGGGATATTGTAAGTTCGGAATGATGAGTGAGGCAATTCTGTGCATGAGCAGCATGAGAAAGGTTGGATGTATTCCGGATGAGTTTACATATACTACACTTATTGATGGCTATGCTAAACAAGGTAACATAAGTGGAGCTCTTAGGTTCTTATGTGATATGATGAAGCGGAGATGCAGCCCAAATGCTGTTACATACTCGGCACTAATAAGTGGATACTGTAAGATAGGTGATATGGACAGTGCAGAAGATTTGTTTGAAAATATGCAGTCTGCAGGTCTATTTCCTAGTGTTATACACTATACAATTATAATTGGTAGTCTGTTTAAAAAAGATGAAGTGATCAAAGCTGCTGCATACTTTGAAAACATGCTTCTTAACCATTGCTCTCCTAGTGAAGTTACGTTGCATTATCTAGTTAATGGGCTCACAAATAGTATGCATTGTATAATCAACCTAACCAGCCATAGGAGCACTGTTAAGGTTCATAACAAGAGTGCCCTTTTAGATGTATTCAAGGAAATGGTTTCTGATGGATTGGACCCAAGGATTTCAGCACTCAATGCTATCATCTTTAGCCTATGTAGACATAATATGCTTGAGAAAGCACTGAACTTGAAAGATGAGATGGCTAACAAAGGCTACACGCTAGACCCAGTTACCTTCCTTTCCCTACTATATGGCTTTTGTTCTATTGGAAAACCAAGCAACTGGAGGGGCATCCTTTCTAATGAATTTCAGCAGGATGAATTCGAGATAATGTTTAGGTACAAGTCATTATTCGATCAGCATGTAGTTAAGTCAGTTAGCCTTGAGGTCTATAGGGTCTTGCAGTTATATGCTAAGGATTTTCAGTTCATACAACAACTGGATCAGAGATTTGTTTGTTCTTGA